One Mangrovimonas cancribranchiae DNA segment encodes these proteins:
- the secE gene encoding preprotein translocase subunit SecE — MAGIVKYIKESFEELKHHVTWPTWSEAQGLTVLVAVFSIIFSLAIWGVDTVFSKVVGFYFKWING, encoded by the coding sequence ATGGCTGGAATTGTAAAATATATTAAAGAATCTTTCGAAGAACTAAAGCACCATGTTACATGGCCAACTTGGTCTGAAGCTCAAGGCTTAACAGTGTTAGTAGCGGTGTTTTCAATTATTTTCTCCTTAGCAATCTGGGGAGTAGATACGGTTTTTAGTAAGGTTGTTGGTTTTTATTTTAAATGGATTAACGGTTAG
- the tuf gene encoding elongation factor Tu, whose product MAKETFDRSKPHLNIGTIGHVDHGKTTLTAAITTVLANAGLSEQRDFDTIDNAPEEKERGITINTSHVEYQTANRHYAHVDCPGHADYVKNMVTGAAQMDGAILVVAATDGPMPQTREHILLGRQVGIPRIVVFLNKVDLVDDEELLELVDMEVRDLLSFYEYDGDNGPVISGSALGALNGEQKWVDTVMELMEAVDNWIEEPVRDTDKDFLMPIEDVFSITGRGTVATGRIETGVANTGDPVEIIGMGAEKLTSTITGVEMFRKILDRGEAGDNVGILLRGIEKTDIRRGMVICKPGSITPHSKFKAEVYILKKEEGGRHTPFHNNYRPQFYVRTTDVTGNINLPDGVEMVMPGDNLTITVDLIQPIALNQGLRFAIREGGRTVGAGQVTEILD is encoded by the coding sequence ATGGCAAAGGAAACTTTTGATCGTTCCAAACCGCACTTAAATATAGGTACAATTGGACACGTAGATCACGGTAAAACAACTTTAACTGCAGCTATTACTACAGTATTAGCTAACGCAGGTTTATCTGAGCAAAGAGATTTCGATACTATCGATAATGCTCCAGAAGAAAAAGAAAGAGGTATTACAATTAATACATCTCACGTAGAATACCAAACAGCTAACCGTCACTATGCACACGTTGACTGTCCAGGTCACGCCGATTACGTAAAGAACATGGTAACTGGTGCTGCGCAAATGGATGGCGCTATCTTAGTGGTAGCTGCTACAGATGGTCCTATGCCACAAACACGTGAGCACATCCTTTTAGGACGTCAGGTAGGTATTCCTCGTATTGTTGTTTTCTTAAACAAAGTAGATTTAGTAGATGACGAAGAGCTTTTAGAGCTTGTTGATATGGAGGTGAGAGATTTATTATCTTTCTACGAATACGATGGTGACAATGGTCCTGTAATTTCTGGTTCTGCTTTAGGTGCACTTAACGGTGAGCAAAAATGGGTGGATACAGTAATGGAATTAATGGAAGCTGTTGATAACTGGATTGAAGAGCCAGTACGTGATACAGATAAAGATTTCTTAATGCCAATAGAGGATGTGTTCTCTATTACAGGTCGTGGTACAGTAGCAACTGGACGTATCGAAACTGGTGTTGCTAACACTGGAGATCCTGTAGAGATCATTGGTATGGGAGCTGAAAAATTAACATCTACTATTACAGGTGTTGAGATGTTCCGTAAGATATTAGATAGAGGTGAAGCTGGAGATAACGTAGGTATCTTATTAAGAGGTATTGAGAAAACAGATATCCGTCGTGGTATGGTAATCTGTAAGCCAGGTTCAATTACTCCTCACTCTAAATTTAAAGCAGAGGTTTATATCCTTAAGAAAGAAGAAGGTGGTCGTCACACACCATTCCATAACAACTACCGTCCACAGTTCTACGTACGTACAACTGACGTAACAGGTAACATTAACTTACCTGATGGAGTTGAGATGGTTATGCCAGGAGATAACTTAACTATTACTGTTGATTTAATTCAACCAATTGCACTAAATCAAGGTTTACGTTTTGCAATCCGTGAAGGTGGTAGAACAGTTGGAGCTGGTCAGGTAACTGAGATTTTAGACTAA
- the hpf gene encoding ribosome hibernation-promoting factor, HPF/YfiA family — protein MKVNTQSVNFSADRKLIDFIQKRMDKLDLFYDKIIQSDVYLKVENTSDKENKIFEARVSVPGDSLIVKKQCKSFEEGTDMAVASLERQLKRRKGKLKSYL, from the coding sequence ATGAAAGTAAACACGCAGTCAGTCAATTTTTCTGCCGATAGAAAGTTGATAGATTTTATTCAAAAGCGAATGGATAAGTTAGATTTGTTTTACGATAAGATAATTCAATCAGATGTTTATTTAAAAGTAGAAAACACTAGCGATAAAGAAAATAAAATTTTTGAAGCAAGAGTTAGTGTACCAGGAGATAGCTTAATTGTAAAGAAACAATGCAAAAGTTTTGAGGAAGGAACAGATATGGCTGTAGCCTCATTAGAAAGGCAATTAAAAAGACGAAAAGGCAAGCTAAAATCTTATTTGTAA
- a CDS encoding tyrosine-type recombinase/integrase: MPFQSFLDYLLLEKKYSKLTVKAYKTDLENFLAFLKENFDTNNMVEVNYSQIRSWIVLMVEEEISNRSINRKISALNSYYKFLLKIGEITSNPLAKHKALKTSKKIQVPFSEAEVATVLDELHFDDDFEGLRDRLIIELFYSTGMRRIELIEMKLSYLDLPNKMLKVVGKRNKERYVPLLGKVIETIKLYLKKREALNKIQDSDHLFLTKNGVKIYETLVYRTINEYFSKASAKVKKSPHILRHSFATHLLNQGADLNAVKELLGHSSLAATQVYTHNSIAELKKVYLSAHPRSNK; this comes from the coding sequence ATGCCTTTTCAATCCTTTTTAGACTACTTATTACTAGAAAAAAAATACTCTAAGCTTACAGTGAAAGCTTATAAAACCGACTTGGAGAATTTTTTAGCATTTCTAAAAGAAAACTTCGATACAAATAATATGGTTGAAGTTAATTATTCGCAAATACGAAGCTGGATTGTTCTTATGGTAGAAGAAGAGATATCAAACCGTAGCATTAACCGTAAAATATCAGCTTTAAACTCCTATTATAAATTTTTGCTAAAAATAGGCGAAATAACATCCAACCCGTTAGCCAAACATAAAGCGCTAAAGACTAGCAAAAAAATACAAGTCCCTTTTTCCGAAGCCGAAGTCGCAACTGTTCTAGATGAATTACACTTTGATGACGATTTTGAAGGCTTACGCGATCGCTTAATAATAGAGTTGTTCTATTCAACAGGTATGCGTCGTATTGAATTAATCGAAATGAAATTGTCTTATTTAGATTTACCCAATAAAATGTTAAAGGTTGTAGGAAAGCGAAATAAAGAACGTTATGTACCATTACTAGGTAAAGTAATAGAAACCATAAAACTATACCTCAAGAAACGCGAAGCATTAAATAAAATACAAGATTCAGACCATTTATTTTTAACCAAAAATGGCGTTAAAATTTATGAAACTCTTGTTTACAGAACAATTAATGAGTATTTTAGTAAAGCGTCGGCAAAGGTTAAAAAAAGCCCACATATATTAAGGCACTCCTTTGCAACGCATTTATTAAATCAAGGAGCCGATTTAAATGCTGTTAAAGAGCTTTTAGGGCATTCTAGTTTAGCTGCTACGCAAGTATACACACACAATAGTATTGCCGAGCTAAAAAAAGTCTATTTAAGTGCCCATCCAAGAAGTAATAAATAG
- the rpsU gene encoding 30S ribosomal protein S21: protein MLIIPIKEGENIDRALKRFKRKFDRTGAKRQLQTRKQFTKPSVARRAQVQKAQYIQQLRDQENI, encoded by the coding sequence ATGTTAATAATACCGATAAAAGAAGGAGAAAATATAGATAGAGCGCTAAAGCGTTTTAAGCGTAAGTTCGATAGAACAGGAGCAAAACGTCAATTGCAAACACGTAAGCAATTTACAAAACCTTCTGTCGCAAGAAGAGCACAAGTACAAAAAGCACAGTATATACAACAACTTAGAGATCAAGAAAACATCTAA
- a CDS encoding carboxypeptidase-like regulatory domain-containing protein: MASKNKNISLLIVLIVAFGFSSYSQIELRNKIVDSILDYPIESASVYVQNTTIGTVSNIDGKFVLQVPSKHAKDTLVISTIGYKSYKTPVDEFDNQAIVYLEEDVASLDEVLIVADPRPETGNEVVLKALEKLQENMPDSAYIQKGFLRHKERNTKEFKWLIESAISVYDSGFTSPSSEYLKVNVDQMRKSYDLRDVDSLFTYYTYLKNTTGNKTLKAENLKRDTIPTSRLTKAIKWNDTRVNGLPNLFKGKLNLVRNSKEEDALFGEDILDKHLFGIDTILVDNDRKIYKIQIAKGNEYVGLDTEGIYNEGYYPKGWMYIYWDNYAIKKIEYELVAASPAQKSRSKTLFGTQTNHKLVINYMAYNDKMYPSYMYYETPKLVNVGYKPKGKMNKEEEKRYNKEERYYYTVQEILFSEVIEDKEKISEALSKDWDADIFSPKPYNKEFWKGYNILLESEEDEKLIQDLTKRSKLYKD, encoded by the coding sequence ATGGCTTCAAAAAACAAGAACATAAGTTTATTAATTGTATTAATCGTAGCTTTTGGTTTTTCGAGTTATTCTCAAATTGAATTAAGAAATAAAATTGTCGATTCAATTTTAGACTATCCCATAGAAAGTGCTAGTGTGTATGTTCAAAATACCACCATTGGTACTGTAAGTAATATTGATGGTAAGTTTGTGTTGCAAGTGCCTAGTAAGCATGCAAAAGATACTTTAGTTATCTCTACAATTGGATACAAAAGCTACAAAACACCTGTTGATGAGTTTGATAATCAAGCCATAGTTTATTTGGAAGAAGATGTCGCTTCTTTAGATGAGGTTTTAATTGTTGCCGATCCACGCCCCGAAACCGGAAACGAAGTAGTGCTAAAAGCGCTAGAAAAACTTCAAGAAAACATGCCCGATTCGGCTTATATTCAAAAAGGATTTTTACGACATAAAGAACGAAATACTAAAGAATTTAAATGGCTTATAGAAAGCGCCATATCGGTTTACGATTCTGGTTTTACTTCTCCTAGTAGCGAGTATTTAAAAGTAAATGTAGATCAAATGCGTAAAAGTTACGACTTGCGCGATGTAGATAGCTTATTTACCTATTATACATATTTAAAAAATACAACAGGGAATAAAACCTTAAAAGCTGAAAACTTAAAACGTGACACCATTCCAACATCTAGGCTAACAAAAGCAATTAAATGGAACGATACACGTGTTAATGGCCTGCCAAATCTTTTTAAAGGAAAGCTTAACCTAGTTAGAAACTCGAAAGAAGAAGACGCCCTTTTTGGTGAAGATATTTTAGACAAACACTTATTTGGGATTGATACAATTCTAGTCGATAACGATAGGAAGATTTACAAAATTCAAATAGCGAAAGGAAACGAGTATGTTGGCTTAGATACAGAAGGCATTTATAACGAAGGTTATTATCCAAAAGGTTGGATGTATATCTATTGGGATAATTATGCGATTAAAAAGATAGAGTATGAATTAGTAGCTGCTTCACCAGCGCAAAAAAGCCGTAGTAAAACACTCTTTGGAACACAAACCAATCATAAACTAGTTATAAATTACATGGCGTATAACGATAAAATGTACCCTAGTTATATGTATTATGAAACACCTAAACTAGTTAATGTAGGCTATAAGCCCAAAGGTAAAATGAATAAAGAAGAAGAAAAACGTTATAATAAAGAGGAGCGTTATTACTATACGGTACAAGAAATATTATTTTCAGAAGTTATAGAAGATAAGGAGAAAATTTCTGAAGCATTAAGCAAAGATTGGGACGCCGATATTTTTTCGCCAAAGCCTTACAATAAAGAATTCTGGAAAGGGTATAACATTCTTTTAGAGAGCGAAGAAGACGAAAAATTAATTCAAGACTTAACCAAAAGATCTAAACTATATAAAGATTAA
- a CDS encoding acyl-CoA dehydrogenase family protein, giving the protein MNNMYFTEEHELFRQSFKEFLQKEVVPHIDKWEETGTVERFIWKKFGDMGIFGLVYPEAYGGMGLDTFYTVILLEELQKINSGGFAANIWAHTYLAMTHVNAEGSHEIKEKYLKPSITGDKIGCLCITEPFGGSDVAGMRTTAVKEGGSYIINGSKTFITNGVYSDYLVVAAKTNPELGNKGISIFIMDRDTPGISATKLDKLGWRASDTAEIAFDNVKIPASNLMGEEGKGFPYIMQHFALERLIMGVNAHARAEYALNYAKQYMSERKAFGQTIDKFQALRHKFAELYADMTMCKTFNYTVADRLNKGEYVVKEATMSKLKSTAMADEVIYNCLQFLGGYGYMEEYPMARMLRDSRLGPIGGGTSEILREIIAKMVIDEKTYKPAK; this is encoded by the coding sequence ATGAATAATATGTACTTCACAGAAGAACATGAATTATTTAGGCAAAGTTTTAAAGAGTTTTTGCAGAAAGAAGTCGTACCACACATCGATAAATGGGAAGAAACAGGAACCGTAGAACGATTTATTTGGAAGAAGTTTGGCGACATGGGAATATTTGGATTAGTATATCCAGAAGCCTATGGCGGTATGGGATTAGATACATTTTACACAGTCATTCTTTTAGAAGAGCTACAAAAAATAAATTCAGGTGGTTTCGCAGCCAATATTTGGGCACATACTTATCTAGCCATGACGCATGTTAATGCCGAAGGAAGCCACGAGATAAAAGAAAAATACCTAAAACCAAGTATTACAGGCGATAAAATAGGTTGCTTGTGTATTACAGAGCCTTTTGGAGGTAGTGATGTAGCTGGTATGCGAACAACAGCTGTTAAAGAAGGCGGTTCTTATATTATTAATGGTTCAAAAACATTTATAACTAACGGCGTATATAGTGACTATTTAGTGGTAGCAGCCAAAACAAACCCAGAGCTAGGAAATAAAGGAATAAGTATCTTTATTATGGATAGAGATACACCAGGAATATCGGCAACTAAGTTAGATAAGTTAGGATGGCGTGCTTCAGATACAGCTGAAATCGCTTTCGATAATGTAAAAATTCCAGCATCAAATTTAATGGGAGAAGAGGGAAAAGGCTTCCCTTATATTATGCAGCACTTTGCTTTAGAAAGGTTAATTATGGGAGTTAATGCTCACGCTAGAGCAGAATATGCCTTGAACTATGCAAAACAATATATGAGCGAGCGTAAAGCTTTTGGTCAAACCATAGATAAGTTTCAGGCATTACGACACAAATTTGCAGAATTATATGCCGATATGACCATGTGTAAAACCTTCAATTATACTGTAGCCGATAGATTAAACAAGGGAGAATATGTTGTAAAAGAAGCTACCATGTCTAAGCTAAAATCTACTGCAATGGCCGATGAGGTTATTTATAATTGCTTACAGTTTTTAGGAGGTTATGGTTATATGGAAGAATATCCTATGGCAAGAATGCTTCGCGATAGTAGGTTGGGGCCTATTGGAGGCGGAACCTCTGAAATTCTTCGTGAAATTATCGCCAAAATGGTGATAGACGAAAAAACATATAAACCGGCAAAATAA
- a CDS encoding helix-hairpin-helix domain-containing protein, with protein sequence MKNIKSHFKFTNQQRNGIFLLIFLIIVIQLVYSFVSFTPEKLPNVTNFEDLEKEIDSLKKVAKENNKPKIYPFNPNYITDYKGYVLGMSNQEIDRLHKFRSKNKWVNSAKEFQQVTKVSDSLLKTISPYFKFPEWVTNPKPQKTYRNKNSLPKTFKEKIDLNQATASQLQKVYGIGEALSKRIVDYKVKNNGFIADVELQEVYGLQDDVIARVLEHFTVKTPKTIQKIKLNTATRDQLVLIPYIDYEVAHNILEQRTLRDGFKSYEELLKVEDFPLNKFDIIKLYLTL encoded by the coding sequence ATGAAAAATATAAAATCCCATTTCAAGTTTACTAATCAACAACGAAATGGGATTTTTTTGTTGATATTCCTTATTATAGTTATTCAATTGGTGTATTCATTTGTGAGTTTTACTCCTGAAAAGTTACCTAATGTAACTAATTTTGAAGACCTTGAAAAAGAGATCGACTCGCTTAAAAAAGTTGCCAAAGAAAACAACAAACCCAAAATTTATCCTTTTAACCCGAATTACATTACAGATTATAAAGGGTACGTTTTAGGGATGAGTAATCAGGAAATTGATAGGCTTCATAAATTTCGATCAAAAAATAAATGGGTTAACTCGGCTAAAGAATTTCAGCAAGTCACCAAGGTTTCTGATTCCCTGTTAAAGACAATCTCTCCATATTTTAAATTTCCAGAATGGGTTACAAATCCCAAGCCCCAAAAAACTTACAGGAATAAAAATAGTTTACCAAAAACCTTTAAAGAGAAAATCGATTTAAACCAAGCCACAGCAAGTCAACTTCAAAAAGTGTATGGCATTGGTGAGGCATTAAGTAAGCGAATTGTAGATTATAAAGTTAAAAACAACGGATTTATAGCCGACGTGGAATTACAAGAAGTCTACGGGTTGCAAGACGATGTTATTGCAAGAGTTTTAGAGCATTTTACAGTTAAAACACCTAAAACGATTCAAAAAATAAAACTGAATACAGCAACAAGAGACCAATTAGTGTTAATTCCATATATTGATTATGAAGTCGCTCATAATATTTTAGAACAAAGAACGCTACGGGATGGATTTAAGTCTTATGAGGAATTGTTGAAAGTTGAGGACTTTCCTTTAAATAAATTTGATATAATTAAGTTATATTTGACCCTATAA
- a CDS encoding alanine/glycine:cation symporter family protein: MKRYLLTFFTAILPFLTFAQESTSEKFDRLFKDYTGWFVDAIFYEIPFSETFQIPWVLIVLVGGALFFTFYFKLINITGFGTAVRVVQGKYEDIEKHGADTLYGDPTPNEDHNIIETLRDDSAHGEVSHFQALTAALSATVGLGNIAGVAVALSIGGPGATFWMIIAGLLGMASKFAECTLGVKYRDVGEDGTVYGGPMYYLSKGLKEKGAGGLGKILAAVFAVFVIGGSFGGGNMFQANQAAAQFTKLFNFESDNAGMYFGFVMAGLVAIVIIGGIKRIASVTEKIVPFMAGIYVLAALIILGANFTLIDDAFGLIYDGAFTGLGIAGGLVGVMIQGIRRGAFSNEAGVGSAAIAHSAVRTKYPASEGIVALLEPFVDTVVICTMTALVIVITNFDGGFMEYGVEIKEGVEITASAFDTVIPHFSVILTVAVILFAFSTMISWSYYGMQGWAYLFGKGKITDLIYKFLFLIFVIVGASISLGAVIDFSDAMIFAMVVPNIIGVIMLSPVIRKELKKYMNAINKKEDALEDGAEDLTKHM; the protein is encoded by the coding sequence ATGAAGAGATATCTTCTTACTTTTTTTACCGCAATTTTACCTTTTTTAACGTTTGCTCAAGAATCAACTTCCGAGAAGTTTGACAGACTTTTTAAAGACTATACAGGTTGGTTTGTAGATGCTATTTTTTATGAAATCCCTTTTTCAGAAACCTTTCAAATTCCTTGGGTACTCATCGTTTTAGTAGGTGGTGCGCTATTTTTCACCTTTTATTTTAAACTTATAAATATTACAGGATTTGGAACTGCTGTAAGGGTAGTACAGGGTAAGTATGAAGACATTGAAAAACATGGAGCCGATACACTTTATGGGGATCCCACTCCTAATGAAGATCACAATATTATAGAAACCCTAAGAGATGATAGTGCACATGGCGAAGTGTCGCACTTCCAGGCTTTAACCGCAGCATTATCGGCAACTGTTGGATTAGGAAATATAGCCGGAGTTGCCGTAGCTTTATCTATAGGTGGACCAGGAGCAACCTTTTGGATGATTATTGCTGGTTTATTAGGAATGGCTTCTAAATTTGCTGAGTGTACTTTAGGTGTAAAATATAGAGATGTTGGCGAAGACGGTACCGTATACGGTGGGCCAATGTATTATTTATCAAAAGGATTAAAAGAAAAAGGAGCTGGAGGACTTGGTAAGATTTTAGCTGCCGTATTTGCTGTTTTTGTTATTGGAGGTTCTTTTGGTGGTGGAAATATGTTCCAAGCCAACCAAGCTGCAGCACAGTTTACTAAGCTTTTTAATTTTGAAAGCGATAATGCAGGAATGTATTTTGGTTTTGTAATGGCAGGTCTTGTAGCAATTGTTATTATTGGAGGAATTAAACGTATTGCCTCTGTAACAGAAAAAATAGTACCGTTTATGGCGGGTATTTATGTATTAGCCGCATTAATTATTTTAGGCGCTAACTTTACTTTAATCGACGATGCTTTTGGTTTAATTTATGACGGTGCATTTACAGGTCTTGGTATTGCCGGAGGTCTTGTTGGTGTAATGATTCAAGGAATTAGAAGAGGGGCCTTTTCAAACGAAGCCGGGGTTGGTTCTGCAGCAATTGCACACTCCGCTGTACGTACAAAATATCCTGCTTCTGAAGGTATTGTAGCGTTATTAGAGCCTTTTGTCGATACCGTTGTAATCTGTACTATGACAGCATTAGTAATTGTAATTACTAATTTTGATGGTGGATTTATGGAGTATGGTGTAGAGATTAAAGAAGGTGTAGAAATAACAGCAAGTGCTTTCGATACTGTTATTCCTCATTTCTCAGTGATACTTACAGTAGCCGTTATATTATTTGCCTTCTCTACTATGATTTCATGGTCTTATTATGGGATGCAAGGATGGGCTTATTTATTTGGAAAAGGAAAAATAACCGATTTAATCTATAAATTTCTTTTCTTAATTTTTGTAATTGTTGGAGCATCTATTAGTTTAGGAGCAGTAATAGACTTCTCTGATGCTATGATTTTTGCTATGGTTGTGCCTAATATAATAGGTGTCATTATGCTATCTCCAGTAATTAGAAAAGAATTAAAAAAATACATGAATGCTATTAATAAGAAAGAAGACGCTCTAGAAGATGGAGCCGAAGACTTGACTAAGCATATGTAA
- a CDS encoding potassium channel protein, protein MNNTFLKLFKSRIYTAILLLGCVLVIGVFGYRFMSGYSWVDSLYMTVITITTVGFGEVQPLDEYSKVFTVFLILASVVIVGFAISVITEYILSKNNLEELKQKKMQKKIDQLNNHIIICGYGRNGTQAARKLLAYNKAFVVIEKDKELIDRFTDDDMHFIHGNANDDETLIQAGVNRASTLICALPNDADNLFVVLSARQLNKNLCIISRASQETSYKKLKLAGADNVILPDKIGGDHMASLVVVPDLIEFIDNLSIVGKSNINIEEIEVEKLYNVAEVKTIKDLDLRRKTGCNVIGFKDGEGDYVVNPEAETQLVPKSKIIVLGRPEQIQKLNTVYNID, encoded by the coding sequence ATGAATAATACTTTCTTAAAACTTTTTAAGTCTCGAATTTACACGGCAATATTGTTATTGGGTTGTGTGCTTGTAATAGGTGTTTTTGGCTATCGTTTTATGTCGGGATATTCCTGGGTAGATTCGCTTTACATGACGGTTATTACCATTACAACAGTTGGTTTTGGAGAAGTGCAACCACTCGACGAATACTCAAAAGTATTTACCGTATTTTTAATATTAGCCAGTGTTGTTATTGTAGGTTTTGCTATTAGCGTGATTACCGAATACATTTTAAGCAAGAATAATTTAGAAGAATTAAAGCAAAAAAAAATGCAAAAGAAAATAGACCAATTAAACAATCACATTATAATTTGTGGTTATGGCCGTAACGGAACGCAAGCAGCAAGAAAGCTATTGGCTTATAATAAAGCTTTTGTGGTTATAGAAAAAGATAAGGAACTAATAGATAGATTTACCGATGATGATATGCATTTTATTCATGGCAATGCCAATGACGATGAAACCTTAATACAAGCAGGCGTTAATAGAGCAAGTACTTTAATTTGTGCTTTACCAAACGATGCCGATAACCTTTTTGTGGTGCTTTCGGCAAGACAATTAAATAAAAACCTGTGTATTATTAGTCGAGCATCGCAAGAGACCTCTTATAAAAAATTAAAATTAGCAGGAGCAGATAACGTAATTTTACCAGATAAAATAGGTGGCGATCACATGGCATCGTTAGTTGTTGTGCCAGATTTAATAGAGTTTATAGATAATTTATCTATCGTTGGTAAATCAAACATAAATATAGAAGAGATTGAAGTCGAGAAACTCTATAATGTAGCAGAGGTAAAAACGATTAAAGATTTAGATCTAAGGCGAAAAACAGGCTGTAACGTAATAGGCTTTAAAGATGGCGAAGGCGATTACGTAGTAAACCCAGAAGCCGAAACACAATTAGTACCCAAATCTAAGATTATTGTGTTAGGTCGTCCAGAGCAAATACAAAAGCTAAATACAGTGTATAACATAGATTAG
- a CDS encoding PspC domain-containing protein — protein sequence MNIFYKALLYFQKRGYYVCQRIADRLGIRAKVVRTSFLYLTFVTLGFGFALYLFIAFWMRIKDLIYTKRTSVFDL from the coding sequence ATGAATATTTTTTACAAAGCATTACTGTACTTTCAAAAAAGAGGCTATTACGTTTGCCAACGTATTGCCGACCGTTTAGGTATTCGTGCTAAAGTTGTAAGAACATCTTTTTTATACTTAACATTTGTAACCTTAGGTTTTGGGTTTGCCCTGTATTTGTTTATCGCGTTTTGGATGCGAATAAAAGACTTAATCTATACAAAACGCACATCGGTTTTTGATTTATAA